A DNA window from Actinomadura coerulea contains the following coding sequences:
- a CDS encoding LysR family transcriptional regulator: MDLSRLSTDALASFAVFADHLNFTRAAEALHISQPALHVKVQKLGDTLGRPLYTRHGRRLALTPAGEQVARFARDLDARMTAFLAEVHGTSPSRVPALAAGEGAYLYLLGGAVRPGVRLINGDRARTLAAVRTGRADLGVAVLDVLPADITAVPLASYPQTLVMPDGHPLAARPHLTLADLAGAALVVPPPAGPHRITLERALRAAEVPWSLAVEAAGWPLMLHFASLGVGLAVVNGCVPPPPGLTAREIVDLPAVPYYALHLPDRADDPLVTGLLTAVRTSLRSAPCTSRPPSTSTPRPRPSGTS; this comes from the coding sequence ATGGACCTGAGCCGCCTCTCCACGGACGCGCTCGCCTCGTTCGCGGTCTTCGCCGACCATCTCAACTTCACCCGCGCCGCCGAGGCGCTCCACATCTCCCAGCCCGCCCTCCACGTCAAGGTGCAGAAGCTCGGCGACACGCTGGGCCGCCCCCTCTACACCCGGCACGGGCGCCGCCTCGCCCTCACCCCCGCCGGCGAGCAGGTGGCCCGCTTCGCCCGCGACCTCGACGCCCGCATGACGGCGTTCCTCGCGGAGGTCCACGGCACGTCCCCCTCCCGCGTCCCGGCCCTGGCCGCCGGGGAGGGCGCCTACCTCTACCTGCTCGGCGGCGCCGTCCGCCCCGGCGTCCGCCTGATCAACGGCGACCGCGCCCGCACCCTCGCCGCCGTCCGCACCGGCCGCGCCGACCTCGGCGTCGCCGTGCTCGACGTGCTGCCCGCCGACATCACCGCCGTGCCGCTGGCGTCCTACCCCCAGACGCTCGTCATGCCGGACGGCCACCCCCTCGCCGCGAGGCCGCACCTCACCCTCGCCGACCTCGCCGGCGCCGCCCTCGTCGTCCCGCCTCCGGCCGGCCCGCACCGCATCACCCTGGAACGCGCCCTGCGCGCCGCCGAGGTGCCGTGGTCCCTGGCCGTCGAGGCCGCGGGCTGGCCCCTGATGCTGCACTTCGCGTCCCTCGGCGTCGGCCTCGCCGTCGTCAACGGCTGCGTCCCCCCTCCCCCGGGCCTCACCGCGCGCGAGATCGTCGACCTGCCCGCCGTCCCCTACTACGCTCTCCACCTGCCGGACAGGGCCGACGACCCCCTCGTCACCGGGCTCCTGACCGCCGTCCGCACATCACTGAGGAGCGCGCCGTGCACTTCGAGACCTCCGTCGACATCGACGCCCCGCCCGAGACCGTCTGGAACCTCCTGA
- the holA gene encoding DNA polymerase III subunit delta has translation MSVESIILVVGDEELLVERAIGDVVASVRAGDPDIEVIDLAPGGLEPGRISELTSPSLFGGGKVLVLRSAQDLGKDLTAEVLKYAKTPAEDVVLVAVHPGGAKGKALVDGLTKLNARKIACPKVTRAGERVDFVRGEIRKAGGKISADGARGLIEAVGNDLRELAAACSQLVADTGGKIDDAAIARYYRGRAEVSGFTVADKAIEGQLAEALEQLRWALATGVAPVLIVSALAQGVRGLAKVGGAPRGARGAALAKDLGMPPWKIDRVQKQLRGWSGDGVARALTAVAEADAEVKGGAADPAYALEKTVARIVAARN, from the coding sequence GTGTCGGTTGAGTCCATCATTCTGGTCGTCGGTGACGAAGAGCTGCTGGTTGAGCGGGCGATCGGGGACGTCGTCGCGTCCGTCCGGGCGGGGGACCCGGACATCGAGGTCATCGATCTCGCACCGGGGGGCCTGGAGCCGGGGCGCATCTCGGAGCTGACGTCGCCGTCGCTGTTCGGCGGCGGGAAGGTGCTCGTGCTGCGGTCGGCGCAGGATCTGGGCAAGGACCTGACGGCCGAGGTGCTGAAGTACGCCAAGACGCCGGCGGAGGACGTCGTGCTCGTCGCCGTCCACCCCGGCGGCGCCAAGGGGAAGGCCCTGGTGGACGGGCTGACCAAGCTCAACGCGCGCAAGATCGCATGCCCGAAGGTCACCAGGGCGGGGGAGCGGGTCGACTTCGTCCGGGGCGAGATCCGCAAGGCGGGCGGAAAGATCTCGGCGGACGGCGCGCGAGGGCTGATCGAGGCCGTCGGAAACGACCTGCGCGAGCTGGCCGCGGCCTGCAGCCAGCTCGTCGCCGACACCGGCGGCAAGATCGACGATGCGGCCATCGCCCGCTACTACCGGGGCCGCGCCGAGGTCAGCGGCTTCACCGTGGCGGACAAGGCGATCGAGGGCCAGCTCGCCGAGGCCCTCGAGCAGCTCCGCTGGGCTCTGGCGACGGGGGTGGCCCCCGTCCTGATCGTCAGCGCTCTCGCCCAGGGCGTGCGCGGACTGGCGAAGGTCGGCGGCGCTCCGCGCGGCGCGCGGGGAGCGGCACTGGCCAAGGACCTGGGCATGCCGCCGTGGAAGATCGACCGGGTGCAGAAGCAGCTGCGCGGCTGGTCGGGGGACGGGGTCGCGCGGGCGCTGACCGCCGTCGCCGAGGCCGACGCGGAGGTCAAGGGCGGCGCCGCCGACCCGGCCTACGCCCTGGAGAAGACCGTCGCCCGCATCGTCGCCGCCCGCAACTGA
- a CDS encoding SRPBCC family protein, producing the protein MHFETSVDIDAPPETVWNLLKDVERWPDMTASMDRVELLDEPFTLGSRARVHQPKLPAAVWTVTAFDDNRTFTWESRSTGVTTTGAHEIVPTPDGGSTVRLTLDQKGPLAPVFALLAGRLTRRYVTMEAQGLKAKAEQRPTR; encoded by the coding sequence GTGCACTTCGAGACCTCCGTCGACATCGACGCCCCGCCCGAGACCGTCTGGAACCTCCTGAAGGACGTCGAGCGCTGGCCCGACATGACCGCCTCGATGGACCGCGTGGAACTCCTGGACGAGCCCTTCACCCTCGGCAGCCGGGCCCGCGTCCACCAGCCGAAACTCCCCGCGGCCGTCTGGACCGTCACCGCCTTCGACGACAACAGGACCTTCACCTGGGAGTCCCGCTCCACGGGCGTCACCACGACCGGCGCCCACGAAATCGTCCCCACCCCCGACGGCGGGTCCACCGTCCGCCTCACCCTCGACCAGAAGGGCCCCCTGGCCCCCGTCTTCGCCCTCCTGGCCGGGCGCCTCACCCGCCGCTACGTGACGATGGAGGCCCAGGGACTGAAGGCCAAGGCGGAACAACGGCCCACCCGCTAG